The stretch of DNA GGAGAGGTAATATTGGTGCCGCGCAGAAGGGACGGACGGGCTCCAGGAACACACGAGCGGAGCGGCGCTCCCACCGCAGGTCCCACGGCTGCCCCCATGCCGagcccctcctttttctcttggCCGccgctgtggctgctgctgctgtcgcCGTGGCCAGTCCGGGCTCCAGCACCTGCAGCGGCCACCCCGACGGGGACCCAGATGGGAACCCCAGGCTCCCGAGCCTGTCCGGAGGCGTGCGCGTGCGCACCGGGCGGCCAGGTCAACTGCTCGGGGCGCGCGCTGTCCGAGGTGCCCGACGGCCTGAGCCCCCGCGCGCGCGACCTGTTGCTGGACCGCAACCGCGTGCACGCGCTGCCGCCCGGAGCCTTCGTGGGCGCGGGTGCGCTGCTGCGCCTGGACCTGCGCGAGAACGGGCTGCGCTGGGTGCACGCGCGCGCCTTCTGGGGCCTGAGCGCCCTGCAGCAGCTGGACCTCGGCGCCAACCAGCTGGAGGCGCTGGCGCCCGGCACCTTCACGGCGCTGCGTGCGCTGCGCAACCTCTCGCTGGCGGGCAACCGACTGGCGCGCCTGGAGCCCGCGGCGCTGGGCGCGCTCCCGCTGCTGCGCGCGCTCAGCCTGCGGGACAACGAGCTGTCCGCGCTCGCGCCGGGgctgctggccggcctgcccGCCCTCCGCGCGCTGCGCCTGCGTGGCAACCCCTGGGCCTGCGGCTGCGCGCTGCGCCCGCTCTGCGCCTGGCTGCGCGGTCACCCGCGGCCCGCGCCAGGTGAGCCCGGGGGCGCTGGCGGGACGGGGCGGCCGCCGCTGCTGCCCGGCCACTGCGTAACGCCGTGCCCGTGTCCCGCAGAGGCCGAGACGCTGCTCTGCGTGTCGCCGGGGCGCCTGACACTCAGCCCCTTGACTGCCTTCCCCGACGCCGCCTTCAGCCATTGCGCGCAGCCGCTCGCCCCGCGGGACCTGGTGGTGATCTACGTGCTCGGGCCCCTCTCCTTCCTCGCCAGCCTGGCCGCCTGCCTGGCGCTGGGCTTGGTGGTCACCGCCTGCCACGCGCGCCGCCAacgcgccgccgcccgcgccccgaGGAGGAGACCTCAGAACCCCAGCCCGCGCGGGGCCCCGCCTGCGGACCCTGggagccccgccgccgccgccgccgggatcTGAGTGGGCGCGGCTGCCCTcaaccttcccccacccctcgccCTCCTCACGCTCCTTCCGGGCGTCAACAAGCAACACAGACCGAGCTGTTCGTACATTCTTTTAGGCATCACCACTGCACACACTGGTCGGAGGAGCGGTGCGCTGCGCTCCGGGCTCTGGGGGGAGGGTCAGCGCGCATCCGCGCACAGGCTGCGGGGGAAGGCGCGCACGCACTGGGACGCGGACGGCTGGGCCTGTACAAGCggcgggcagggctgagggcagccCCGAGCCAGCGGTGGGAAGCCGTCCTGGGCTGCGTGCCGGAGGCGGCGGAGGGAGGCGCAGTCAGTCTGGAGGAGCAGGTCGAAGCGAGAAGCGAGCGGGAGCCCCAGGGAGCCCCTGGGAGGGCTGCCAGCTGGGGAGTCAGGGTCTGCagtcagggaagggcagggccGATTGGCAAACGGGgtcaggaggagaagggggagtcagaagaggagaggggggagctgaggCTGCTAGGAGCCGCCAGGGGCCACAGGCCCCCACTGGGGCTCTGGGCGTGGCCGGGGAAGAAGGGGGCTGAGTCTCTGCTCCCAGCCTCTCTGCCTGGGGCCGGGTTCGCCCCTCTCCCTGCTCAgagaccccagccctgcctctgccggAGCGCCCCGCGGCCCTGCCCAGCCAGCTCAGCTCTGGCGCGTCTGGGTCCAGCAGGGCTGCCTGCCGGGCAGCAGGGCAGACGAGCGGGCAGGAGGCCCGGGGTGGGCAGTCTCGGGCGGGCGGGCTTCCCTCAGGCCTTCCCGAGCAGCAGGACCCATCAGTGTCCTTGGCCGGGCTAACTGGGCAGGTGGGCGCCTCCGGGGGCCTCACACCACGGTGCTGACCGAGGGATCTGAGAGGTTGAGCGGGCCCGTGATATCAGTGGGATGGTACTGCTGCAAAATAGAAATACACAGACAAGGCGGCCCATTAGCCCGACGCTCGGGGGCTCGCGCGGGGCCTGGACGGGTGGACCAGCCGGCCGGCCGGCGGGCAGGCGGGCGCGGCCTGGGGGAGGCCGAGGGCGCTCCTCCCCCTGACCCCGTCGTGCTCCGGGACTCTGCGTGGGCCAGGCCGCTGTCCcgtccatctgtctgtctgtctgcgggggagggggcagaggagggcgggCAGGGCGTCTCAGCTCTCCCTATGACGGGCACACATCTGCAGCTGGCCCTCCTCCCTCTCAATAGCGCGTCGCGGCAGCACCGTGTCTTTTTGGGTTTGCAAAGCGCCGCGTCCACCCCCGGTGCTCTATAAATAAGAACCAACAATCAATACCCGCTGGCCCCGCGGCCACCAGGGACCCCGCCCTGAGCGCCCAGTGCCACCCTGGCCCGGACCGGCCACAACACAGGGGCAGAGGATCTCAGCAGCCGGACCGACCCCCCATCCCAACAGAgccccccccacccaggcctccctccgAGCAGGTGCCCAGCCCGAAGCcgagtgggagcggggctgccctcctccccccgcccccatcacccctgcagggaagggccaggCCCAGATGCCACAGGGGGCCAGAGCGGCCTGGGGGTGGTCCCTGGTGCCCAGGGAGGCTCGGGGGAGGCCTCCAATGGGGGTGTGTCCAGAAAGGCCCTGCGAGTCTCTGAGCTGCACCTGGACCAGGTGGGGGCGAGCCTGCCGGCTCTGGGGGCGGAGGAGCAGCACGCAGTGGCACCGCCAGGAGCAGCCTCGCCTGTGGGATGTGCTCCTGCGCTGCCTTCCCAAAGTGCTGTCGGGGGAACACCTGCACCCCTGGactgcccacctccaccctctgtGGGCCTGTgcaccctcctctccctgcctgcctggtggtgcccctggcttgtgccctgccccctttcccgggcctgggcagcccagcctgCGCTCCAGCCCCACCGACTCGCTATCTACCCACCAGCCTGCACCCAGCCCCTGAGGAAGAGGGGCAGACGGgcctcatgggggggggggggtcttggtGCCCTCTGGTGGCTTCACCTTGAATTCACATTGTGCCAAGCCCTGGCTGTGTCCTGGGGGCCTGCCCCTCGTCCTGTGCACGGGGCAGGGTGCCAACCCACTGCTACCTTGGAGCAAGCtcctgtgggctcagtccctgcaCGGCCCCCTTCCCTCCTGGGACCAGGGTGGGCCTAGCAAGACTGGGTCGGTTTGGGAAGCTTTTGGTCCAAATGCGCACAGATTTTGCGGGGACAAGATGCCcaaggcaggagggcagggagcccTGGGCTCAGGCAGAAGGCCTGGCTCTGACGTGGCCTGTGGGGTCAGGAGCTGAAGTGCCGGTCTCCACCAGGGAGGCCTTCCCTTCCTGGCCCTCTGTCTGGGGGCCTCTGTGCCCCATGCCCTGGAGGCCACCCCCACCCATCCTCAGACCCTCTGGGGGCAGCCGGTGCGCCTCCCGCGGGGCCCCTGCTCCGCCTGGGGTGGGAGCTGCCCCCTCTGGTCCAAGCCACTGCCTGCCTGAGGGTCCCCTGTGGCCGGGGCCTGTGCCAACTCCAGGCCCCACCGTCCACCCGAGGAGCcgggcccggcccccgcccggcccaCAGAGACCACATGGAGGGGATGCGACAGGCATGGCTCTGGTGAGACAGGTGAGACGGTgtctgggggcagggccggcagccaGACAGATGGACGGATGGGACGTCACAGCCACCCCTCCACGGAAGGCGGGGGCAGCGGGCCCCGGGAGAGACCGAGCAACTTGGCGTGACAGTGAGGTGGGGCGGCCACCTGCGGTGTGAGGAGCCCCGGACCGGGCGGCTCTGGGCTCCCAGGGCCCCGGGCGCGGCCCCGAGGCGGCGAGGCTGACTGGCTGACCAACGACATGACACAGCTTCAAGATGGCGCGTGGCTCATGGATGGGGGGGCTAACGCAGAGACACAGGGGACGAGGACTGTGAGGGCCGGCGGGAGTGGCccggagagtcagagagagagagagagagagagagagagagacctagtGTGCCGAGTGAGTCGAGATGAGGGCAGAGCCACAGCggttgggatggggtgggtgggtgggatgagagggagggggagggcacgcCTGATGCACGGGACACAGACACGCAGGGCGAGAGAAGAGTCGGAGACGGGGACGGGCGCTCTTCCCCTTACCGTGTCTTTGGAGGACCTACGTCTCTTGAAGCTGGAGGCCAGGGTGGAGGTGATAGCCCTAAAAGTGGCTTTCTTTTTAGGGTCGGGCTCTGCTCTACCACTCTTTCTATCCTAAAATGAATATGTATAAGTGATTAGACAGCTAAGGGGGACGGCCACACCTGCCCTCGCCTGCTCCTCGGGGGCCGCTGGCCGGCCACTCGggccctggctcctgcctgcctccctgcgcCGGGCCGACGGCCTCCGCTCCGGCCCGGGCTGGGCCTGACCTTCCTCGTGCTGGGGCTAGACTTGGGGGGGTCCCGTCTGGCTCTCTTCCTGGGAGGTCGCCTCGCTCCCTGGCTCTCAGGTGGCCCAGGAGGGGGGGCCCTCGGGCTCTCCAGCCGTCCTGACCCTGAGGGGGCCCCCGCAAGATTCAGGAAGGGGCCGCGGGGCCAAAGGTGGGCGTCCGGATGAATTGGAGCGATAGACAGAGGCACTCCGGGACCCTGGCCTCGGGTCTgatggccaggctggccctgtGCCCGCCAGTAAGAGCAGCGACCGGGTCCTAAGAGCAAGAGGGGGCAGATGAGAGGTGGGGGGGCTCCGGCAACCATCCCCCCCAaggccctccctctctgctctgccaGCTTCACCCCAGGACAGACTCCAGAGAGGCacccagagaaagagaagagatgcACAGACTGACCTTGGGCCGTGGGCAGGAGCCACGGCCTCTGCCAGCCCactgcctgccccgccccaggtGGGCATGGCTGCCCCTCATGcagcctgccccctgctggcagcAAACTCCCAGCGACGCGGCCTGGGCAacaggcagggccagctggaccccatgGAGCGCAGGACAgagcaggcagccaggaaggAGGCCCGGGCGCTGAGGAGGgtgcgggcggcaagggcggagagGCAGATGCGTCTGAGACTCACGTGCTACACCCAGGTGGGTCCCTGTCTTACCCTGCCTCAGTCTGCCTTCCTACGGAATGGGCGCCGGCGGGCGACTCTGGAGACAGAGGCCAGGCAGAGGCTCGGAGCAGGGCACGTGGCCTGGCTTGGCAGTGGGCAGCCGCCTGCAGCTGGCCCCCTACCGACGCTGCCCCTGGCTGTGGATCCTAGCGCCAGTCCTGCTCCCACGGCTCCGGGAGCCAGGGCCAGCGCTCCGGCCTGTGGGgatggaggaggctggggccgggctgggccttgggcgccaggcCTCAGGGGGTGGCCTGCCCTACCTGCAGGTTCTTTCTCCACACGTTCACCGCGGCGAAGGCCAGCTGCATCTGCTTCCGGCGGGCATCCTTGTGCCGCTTGTACGCGATTTCGATGAAGATCAGGAAGATCCCCGCCACGATGCCCCCGGCCACGAGCATGAAGACCCCTGCGGGCCAGGCCCCGCCTCAGTGTCGGCCGGCTGGGCTGCAGGCCCCGGGGAGACCCCATCCAGTGTCTTCAGGGGCGTTGAGGGGAGCGGGGAGACCCACCTGCCATGTTCTCGAAGGTGAGAGTAGCAGGGGCATTGCTGCGCGAGTCACACTCCTGGTACCGCACCCACGTCTTGTCCAGGTCTTCCATGAAGCCGTTCTCGTGGGAcctggtgggcggggccgcggtgggggcggggcgagttgagggggcggggcctgggcggggcggggccgccccTGCTCCGGACCCGAGGGGAGGCTCTCGGAGggcgaggcggggccggggcggggcccacTCACTTGAGGATGGACAGGGAGACGTTCTGCTTCCAGGGGCTGTCCTTGCGCATCCCGATGCCGAAGCCCGAGCGGAAGAACAGCTCGCCCGTGGTCACCAGGTCGCACTTCTGCGAGGCCTCGAACTCCAGCACCGCCGAGTCCCAGATGAAGGCGTGCAGTTTGCTGCAGGCAGGGGCGGGGGTCACGGGAGCCCCGCACAGCCGGGCTACCCTCGACCCGCACGATCGCATGCTGTCCTGCCAGCCGGAGCCTCCTCTCTGTCTGCACCCCATGGTTCCCATCCAGCTGGGACCCTTGCTTTTCCTTTAAGGTGGACGCCTGCGTGTCCAGTCCGCCCCGCCCCCACATGTCCTGCACGGCCCCGCCCCTCACTtgtcccgcaggccccgccccctcacttGTCCCgcacggccccgccccctcacttgtcccgcaggccccgcccctcacttgtcccgcaggccccgcccctcacttgtcccgcaggccccgccccctcacttgtcccgcaggccccgcccctcacttgtcccgcaggccccgcccctcacttgtcccgcaggccccgcccctcacttGTCCCGCACGGCCTGGATGGCCTCGGCCGCGCTCTCGTAGTTGTGCTTCTCCATGTGCCGGTACATGGTGCTCAGCTCCACCTGCCGCCGGAAGTAGATGTCCACCGAGCTCTGCTTCACCGTCGCGTAGATGAACTTGTCCGAGGGGTTCCTCAGCTGCGGGTCAGAGGCGGGCTCGCGGCGGCTCCCCAGCCCCACTCGAGGCGACCCCCGCAGGcctcccgcctccgcccccgggaGGGCCAGGCCTCACCCGCGGGTCGTTGATGCCTGTGATGCGCTCCTCGGGCCGGTCCAGGACCAGGAAGGCCGCCAGGTTGGCGGTATAGGAGGCCACGATGATCATGGCGAAGCCGGCCCACACCATGCCCAGGATGCGCGCGGAGAAACTTCGGGGGGCGCCTGTGGACGGAGACCGTCAGCCACGCGCGGGGCGTGgaccgggcgggcggggcggcgcggggccTGACAGCCTCACCTTCTCCGATGCCCGAGTTTAGCAGGACACCCCAGGAGAACCACATGGCGGAAGACAGGGTCAGcgcgtcctcctcctcctcctcgctgtTCACCTTGAACCGGCCGAAGGGACTGCGGGGCGCAGAGGGCGGGCGGGAGAGGGCGGGAgaggcagccccgccccgccctcgcccgctccgcccgccccgcaggTGGAGGTGTCCGGCCCCCGGCCGCGCTCACCTGAAGCGGTCCAGCAGGTACAGCATGACGGCCACCACGTGCACCGACAGCCCCACCAGCAGCCACAGCGTGCTCTGGAACGGCTGCATGAACGAGTCCAGCGTGCTCCGCGGGATCTCCTGCGGGCGGGGGCGTCAGCGTCGCCGGGGccctcccaggagccccctccTGCCCGGGGCTGCCTACCTTCTTGACCAGGATGGTCAGGCCCTGGTACTTGAAGGGCTTGGAGAACTCGATGTACTGGGCGCGCTCATTGTTGATGGTCAGTGGGGCCACGATCATGTCCGCCTGGCCGCTGAGCAGCTCGCCCATCATCCCGTTCCACTCCTTCTTATTGCTGTTGTTCACCTGCGGGGGACACAGCCGGTGGGGTGCGGAcaccactggccccacccccgccctagTGCGCCTCAGGGGTCTCCCGCTCCAGACTCTGCCCAATAGGGAGGCCACGCCCACTCCAGACTGCGCCCAATAGGAAGGTTCTGTCTACCCCTGACTCCGCCCAATCTGAAGGCCCCCCTCGCTCAAGACTCCGCCCAacagggaggccccgcccaccccagacCCCGCCCAATAGGAAGCTTCTGTCTACCCCTGACTCCGCCCAGACTGAAGGCCCCGCCCACTCACGATCCTAGCGGTAGCAACCCCTTCCACCCGCCAGGTCCTGCGCGGGAGCCCCGCGCCCGCGTACCCGCTCCTGCGTGCCGAACTTGCCGTCGGCCACCAGGTGCACCTCGTAGGTGAAGTTCATGGTCCGCGCCAGCTTGATGAGCAGGTCGATGCAGAAGCCGTAGCAGCACTGAGGCACCGTGTGACGCGCTGCGGGGAGGAAGGGGCGGTGACCACCGGGCTCCCCTCGGAGCGGCCCGGCCccgtgcccgccccgcccccactcacGGCTGCCCGGCGAGGTGTCGTTGGGCCCCGTGCAGATGACTTTCTTGACAGGGTCCCCGTTGACTGTGGACTCCTCCTTGCACGTGCCGTCGCTCAGCGTGGGCTTGACGTACACGAAGGGCTCCTGGTGGATGGTCACGATCTGGGGGAGGCGGAGACCAGGTCTGGACCGCCTGCCCTCggccgcggggggtggggggtgggggtgggagtgggggggcggcGCGGTCCTCTTCTCAGCGCCCAGACTCTCCTGGAGCCCCTCCAAATCCCACCTCCCGACGTTCCCCCTCCTGCTGCTCTCTGGGGCCATCAGGAGGGGCCCAGACCCAGCACGCAGGAGGCACGTGGCCCCTAAAACATGGCCCTCCTCTTGGCCCCTTGCCCTTTGGTTCTCGGCTCACACCTCACTCCCTCCATAAAGAAGCTCTGCAATGGCCAGTCTGTCCCGGCACCTTCTCTGACGTCTCAGGGACGAGGCACTCCTtgtcccagcccagagcctgccccATGAGTTCAGGGCCGTGTCCCTGACATCCCTCAGAGCTGGCACCCGATCCAGGGCCTGCAGTTCCCTTGTCTGattgctcagcctccccagcagCGGGTCCTGGTCTGGccacccacccttccttcctgtgTCCCCTGTGACGCCACCCT from Eptesicus fuscus isolate TK198812 chromosome 15, DD_ASM_mEF_20220401, whole genome shotgun sequence encodes:
- the GRIN1 gene encoding glutamate receptor ionotropic, NMDA 1 isoform X4, coding for MSKMRLLTLALLFSCSFARAACDPKIVNIGAVLSTRKHEQVFREAVSQANKRHGAWKIQLNATSVTHKPNAIQMALSVCEDLISSQVYAILVSHPPTPNEHFTPTPVSYTAGFYRIPVLGLTTRMSIYSDKSIHLSFLRTVPPYSHQSSVWFEMMRVYSWNHIILLVSDDHEGRAAQKRLETLLEERESKAEKVLQFDPGTKNVTALLMEARELEARVIILSASEDDAATVYRAAAMLNMTGSGYVWLVGEREISGNALRYAPDGIIGLQLINGKNESAHISDAVGVVAQAVHELLEKENITDPPRGCVGNTNIWKTGPLFKRVLMSSKYAEGVTGRVEFNEDGDRKFANYSIMNLQNRKLVQVGIYNGTHVIPNDRKIIWPGGETEKPRGYQMSTRLKIVTIHQEPFVYVKPTLSDGTCKEESTVNGDPVKKVICTGPNDTSPGSPRHTVPQCCYGFCIDLLIKLARTMNFTYEVHLVADGKFGTQERVNNSNKKEWNGMMGELLSGQADMIVAPLTINNERAQYIEFSKPFKYQGLTILVKKEIPRSTLDSFMQPFQSTLWLLVGLSVHVVAVMLYLLDRFSPFGRFKVNSEEEEEDALTLSSAMWFSWGVLLNSGIGEGAPRSFSARILGMVWAGFAMIIVASYTANLAAFLVLDRPEERITGINDPRLRNPSDKFIYATVKQSSVDIYFRRQVELSTMYRHMEKHNYESAAEAIQAVRDNKLHAFIWDSAVLEFEASQKCDLVTTGELFFRSGFGIGMRKDSPWKQNVSLSILKSHENGFMEDLDKTWVRYQECDSRSNAPATLTFENMAGVFMLVAGGIVAGIFLIFIEIAYKRHKDARRKQMQLAFAAVNVWRKNLQQYHPTDITGPLNLSDPSVSTVV
- the GRIN1 gene encoding glutamate receptor ionotropic, NMDA 1 isoform X2 — encoded protein: MSKMRLLTLALLFSCSFARAACDPKIVNIGAVLSTRKHEQVFREAVSQANKRHGAWKIQLNATSVTHKPNAIQMALSVCEDLISSQVYAILVSHPPTPNEHFTPTPVSYTAGFYRIPVLGLTTRMSIYSDKSIHLSFLRTVPPYSHQSSVWFEMMRVYSWNHIILLVSDDHEGRAAQKRLETLLEERESKAEKVLQFDPGTKNVTALLMEARELEARVIILSASEDDAATVYRAAAMLNMTGSGYVWLVGEREISGNALRYAPDGIIGLQLINGKNESAHISDAVGVVAQAVHELLEKENITDPPRGCVGNTNIWKTGPLFKRVLMSSKYAEGVTGRVEFNEDGDRKFANYSIMNLQNRKLVQVGIYNGTHVIPNDRKIIWPGGETEKPRGYQMSTRLKIVTIHQEPFVYVKPTLSDGTCKEESTVNGDPVKKVICTGPNDTSPGSPRHTVPQCCYGFCIDLLIKLARTMNFTYEVHLVADGKFGTQERVNNSNKKEWNGMMGELLSGQADMIVAPLTINNERAQYIEFSKPFKYQGLTILVKKEIPRSTLDSFMQPFQSTLWLLVGLSVHVVAVMLYLLDRFSPFGRFKVNSEEEEEDALTLSSAMWFSWGVLLNSGIGEGAPRSFSARILGMVWAGFAMIIVASYTANLAAFLVLDRPEERITGINDPRLRNPSDKFIYATVKQSSVDIYFRRQVELSTMYRHMEKHNYESAAEAIQAVRDNKLHAFIWDSAVLEFEASQKCDLVTTGELFFRSGFGIGMRKDSPWKQNVSLSILKSHENGFMEDLDKTWVRYQECDSRSNAPATLTFENMAGVFMLVAGGIVAGIFLIFIEIAYKRHKDARRKQMQLAFAAVNVWRKNLQSTGGGRGALQTQKDTVLPRRAIEREEGQLQMCARHRES
- the GRIN1 gene encoding glutamate receptor ionotropic, NMDA 1 isoform X3 yields the protein MSKMRLLTLALLFSCSFARAACDPKIVNIGAVLSTRKHEQVFREAVSQANKRHGAWKIQLNATSVTHKPNAIQMALSVCEDLISSQVYAILVSHPPTPNEHFTPTPVSYTAGFYRIPVLGLTTRMSIYSDKSIHLSFLRTVPPYSHQSSVWFEMMRVYSWNHIILLVSDDHEGRAAQKRLETLLEERESKSKKRNYDNLDQLSYDNKRGPKAEKVLQFDPGTKNVTALLMEARELEARVIILSASEDDAATVYRAAAMLNMTGSGYVWLVGEREISGNALRYAPDGIIGLQLINGKNESAHISDAVGVVAQAVHELLEKENITDPPRGCVGNTNIWKTGPLFKRVLMSSKYAEGVTGRVEFNEDGDRKFANYSIMNLQNRKLVQVGIYNGTHVIPNDRKIIWPGGETEKPRGYQMSTRLKIVTIHQEPFVYVKPTLSDGTCKEESTVNGDPVKKVICTGPNDTSPGSPRHTVPQCCYGFCIDLLIKLARTMNFTYEVHLVADGKFGTQERVNNSNKKEWNGMMGELLSGQADMIVAPLTINNERAQYIEFSKPFKYQGLTILVKKEIPRSTLDSFMQPFQSTLWLLVGLSVHVVAVMLYLLDRFSPFGRFKVNSEEEEEDALTLSSAMWFSWGVLLNSGIGEGAPRSFSARILGMVWAGFAMIIVASYTANLAAFLVLDRPEERITGINDPRLRNPSDKFIYATVKQSSVDIYFRRQVELSTMYRHMEKHNYESAAEAIQAVRDNKLHAFIWDSAVLEFEASQKCDLVTTGELFFRSGFGIGMRKDSPWKQNVSLSILKSHENGFMEDLDKTWVRYQECDSRSNAPATLTFENMAGVFMLVAGGIVAGIFLIFIEIAYKRHKDARRKQMQLAFAAVNVWRKNLQQYHPTDITGPLNLSDPSVSTVV
- the LRRC26 gene encoding leucine-rich repeat-containing protein 26 codes for the protein MPSPSFFSWPPLWLLLLSPWPVRAPAPAAATPTGTQMGTPGSRACPEACACAPGGQVNCSGRALSEVPDGLSPRARDLLLDRNRVHALPPGAFVGAGALLRLDLRENGLRWVHARAFWGLSALQQLDLGANQLEALAPGTFTALRALRNLSLAGNRLARLEPAALGALPLLRALSLRDNELSALAPGLLAGLPALRALRLRGNPWACGCALRPLCAWLRGHPRPAPEAETLLCVSPGRLTLSPLTAFPDAAFSHCAQPLAPRDLVVIYVLGPLSFLASLAACLALGLVVTACHARRQRAAARAPRRRPQNPSPRGAPPADPGSPAAAAAGI
- the GRIN1 gene encoding glutamate receptor ionotropic, NMDA 1 isoform X1, translated to MSKMRLLTLALLFSCSFARAACDPKIVNIGAVLSTRKHEQVFREAVSQANKRHGAWKIQLNATSVTHKPNAIQMALSVCEDLISSQVYAILVSHPPTPNEHFTPTPVSYTAGFYRIPVLGLTTRMSIYSDKSIHLSFLRTVPPYSHQSSVWFEMMRVYSWNHIILLVSDDHEGRAAQKRLETLLEERESKSKKRNYDNLDQLSYDNKRGPKAEKVLQFDPGTKNVTALLMEARELEARVIILSASEDDAATVYRAAAMLNMTGSGYVWLVGEREISGNALRYAPDGIIGLQLINGKNESAHISDAVGVVAQAVHELLEKENITDPPRGCVGNTNIWKTGPLFKRVLMSSKYAEGVTGRVEFNEDGDRKFANYSIMNLQNRKLVQVGIYNGTHVIPNDRKIIWPGGETEKPRGYQMSTRLKIVTIHQEPFVYVKPTLSDGTCKEESTVNGDPVKKVICTGPNDTSPGSPRHTVPQCCYGFCIDLLIKLARTMNFTYEVHLVADGKFGTQERVNNSNKKEWNGMMGELLSGQADMIVAPLTINNERAQYIEFSKPFKYQGLTILVKKEIPRSTLDSFMQPFQSTLWLLVGLSVHVVAVMLYLLDRFSPFGRFKVNSEEEEEDALTLSSAMWFSWGVLLNSGIGEGAPRSFSARILGMVWAGFAMIIVASYTANLAAFLVLDRPEERITGINDPRLRNPSDKFIYATVKQSSVDIYFRRQVELSTMYRHMEKHNYESAAEAIQAVRDNKLHAFIWDSAVLEFEASQKCDLVTTGELFFRSGFGIGMRKDSPWKQNVSLSILKSHENGFMEDLDKTWVRYQECDSRSNAPATLTFENMAGVFMLVAGGIVAGIFLIFIEIAYKRHKDARRKQMQLAFAAVNVWRKNLQDRKSGRAEPDPKKKATFRAITSTLASSFKRRRSSKDTQYHPTDITGPLNLSDPSVSTVV